The nucleotide window ATTACTACATTCGGGCAGcactaataaaaaataaaaataaaaaaatctttgACATTCGGAATTTGCACAAAAGCTAGCTCAGGATAACGGGGCTTGAGTGATAAGGAATCACTGCCGGatttaagtcatgcaaaggTTTTCTTCaatccgaggataaagattaggCTATTATACCATACACTTTAGCTTTATGAAACCAAGTCAACGTATGGTGACactttattgcattttttttaattgtaacgctattaatttacttttatgtttttcagttttaccAAATCAAATCATTCGTCTGTTCAGTCGTTTCACGTGTCTAGATAAAGAGCAAAATGGATTTCTGACGTAAGttggtaggcctatacatCAGGTAGCCTAATCTTGCCATGCTAAGTTAATGTGGCTATGTCTCTGATATGCCAAGTTTTCGGGTCTagcatacaagtgcacaaccgcaggatgcctttgtatgcTAGACACCAGCTACTCAAatggtgacgtcatctggttgtgctcTTGGATgctaaaaccaaattttttacCATGGGATGGTGTTTTATTCTGTTTAATGGTCCTTGAGATGAATCTATTGAGTAATTCCTAGAGTCATAATTCTCAATTTGAACATAAAAATTCTAGTACTTGACCATATCAGGTAAATAAACCAGAATGAGGCTTCACAAGACTGGGTGCTTAAACTTTGTGGCTTTATTGGTCAGTGCATGTACAGTTGGGAGTTCACTTAAAGTCAAGCTTTGTTGAGAAGCACTTTCTTTACTTCATATGAAGGCTGGTGTTTTTAAATAAGAAGAATCCCAGTGTTTCACGTCATGCCATAAGTTTTGCAAGAAATCCAAACTACAGAATTAATAAAATTGTATGAAAAACACCCACCCCACCACTAAACGGTCACAAGAGCAGACTTAGAATATTTGTAAAATGGCAATTTTGCCTAGAATTTATGGCAAGAATTTCTCGATTTTATGAGAGTTTTAAGTATACAAGACCTTTAAGCCATTATTTGTTTTGCACATATTCATTAACCAGTTACTGTGTAATTTATACttatcataattttaaactGAACTTCGACTAACGTCAATATCAATGGACATATAATTTGCTGAATGCTACTAAACCAAAGTTTCATTTTgatgtaatttttaaaactaattaaCAAACTAACATTTTGtatcaattaaaaatattttttctagtTTTGGTCATTGTCTACCGTTATGCACATACGCGCTTGAGCACTGCTTTTTACATctaaattgtttctttaggggaattgcaactttttttggaGCTGGATTGCTTAATGCACTTAAAATATGCTCAAATCActtaaaatgcaattttattATGCAGAAGAGACGACTTTTCAAGAATCCCAGAATTCGCGATCAACCCCCTCGCACAAAGAATAGTGGATACTTTTTTTGTGGAGAGGTATTGCATCAGGACACTGCAGTGAAGCAAAAACCTGAAACTATAATTGAAAACATGGCAGGAAGCCACACTACGACTTTTTTGCGTAACACAGCAAGacaagtgatatatttctttataaCAAGTTGCATTTGATTTCAGTGAAGACCATCTCAACTTTCGCCAGTTTATGAGAACTTTGGCACATTTCCGACCGTGCACGCCGAAGACTCCTCACGAGGCTTTGAACAGCCGGGACAACAAGTTGAGATGTGAGAAAATTTAGAGTTGCTTTTGAACAGTTACTTCTTCACTAATCCGCTGACTTTTTACATTGCAGTTGTCTTTTCGATGTATGATTATGACCACGACAACAAAATATCAAAGGAAGAATTATTGCAGGTAGTCTTCTGTACCAAGCATCAAATGATCTATAATTATGGCTCCTAATACTTGatcaaaatagttttaacaaaagtttaataaaaaatagttttgcaaatagcaaaaactaaaaagtatGAAACTTATTTATGTCAGATCCTGAAGCTATTGGTGGGATCTAACATAAGCAAGGAACAGTTGTCACATATTGCTGAAAGAACTCTTCTTGAATCGGACAAAAACAACGACAGAAATATCACGTTCGACGAATTTAAAACGGTGAGATTTTGTTTAGTTCAAGTTTCagtttcaaatgttttttgttgctcattttcaaacattttttctgtACCACTGAATATTCTTTAATTTATTAGGTGATGAGTCGAACTGAGATTGATCATAAAATGAGCGTTCGATTTCTTGACTGAGCGTAGTACGAGGAATCTGCATCTTCTTCGTCTTCATGTTAAAATATGTCATTATTAATGTTTTTATCCGTTCTTCATTAATTCTTCCCTGCACCTTTGTGTGATGATGATCCGTTACTTGTACAAAGACCTATGCGTGATGACTGATGACATGCCCACAGTATTATATGACATGATCATAATCCTCACAAACTGCCTACAATGGCTGGAAAGATGTGCTATAGACTAATCTTGCGATACTGTGTTGTTTGTGAACTCAACCTATATGTGATAATAGAAtcaaaagttgtaaaatatttgtgtcTTTATTACAAGCTGCTGCTGACCATAGGTAGCAGACGAAGCTTAGAAGCACCAGGTTAAATAATGCGTGTCAGAACACAAGGAGAAGAAATTCTGACAAAGCGGTGAAGTGCTTCTTTGACAATGAGCTTTTCCACCCCCTCGTACTATACAGTTTCAAACACACTCAAAATATTGCACAGATAAGCAATGCTTATTAAGCATGCTTTATACTTCTGGGGCTTCGAGATGGGATATATTTGAAATACAAGAACAATAAATATACTGCCAATCTAAATAAAAATCTATAAAACTCGAACGTTGCTTCAGGCAAGCAAATCGTCACTTGCCACGTTGGTATCTCAGGGGTCTTGCTTCATTTTCTTCAAGAAATCTTCATCGTGGGCTTCAGGTGTGTAAGTGAGCAGAACCACCATGACCCACATGTGGAGCAGTGCCTAGATGGAAGGAAATGTTTGGATCACTGCTCGTATGATTTGGATAATGCTGCATTTTTCACTTCATTTATACTCGTAAAAACACTTTATACTACACCAGGGGCCAAGAGATTAGTTTGTCTGACACGTCTCACTGTGCCACAAATCGGCTTATTGTATTGTAGCCTATTAACACAAAGCGCGTATTCTGTTCCACATATCCACGTCTTAAATATATCAGCCAGAGCAGAATTATATCTAAAGTATTAAAATTACAACAGACCAACGTTAAAGACCAAACCTACCATATATACAAGAACAAAGAGTCTTGCAGGAGGATATCTCTTGAGGAAGACGCCCAGTCGAATGCTGAAAACAAAGAACGGAATTAGCACGAAAACAAAATCGTGTTTCAACGATCGAGAACTGCAGCCGTGATACCTGAATCGATCAAGGGCAGAAGCGGCCTGTCGGACTTTTCCAACGACTCCTTTGTCTGGCCCACCTGGTAAGAACTCCGGGATGTGTGATGTCATCTTGTTGCGGTTACGAGTGATGTCATCATCGTCAATGCTCAAATTAACGTGATTCCCAGTTTCTTGACTCAATCTCTTCACCTGACCCTGCAGTtgataaatcaaaataattcaaacaaaGCTCAAAATATCTGAAATGATTCGATCATAACCCAGTGTTTAGGTTGCAACAAACTTCATATTATCCATTGTGATACGTTACAATTGGTCACCTCCATTCTTTCCAGTTGTAATATTAAGGAACTCTTCTCGGCTGAAAGTGTCTCTACAAGCGACTGCTTCTGTATCACAGCTTCCGTCAGTTGCCGCAATCGAGACTCAAGTTCGCCCTCTTGTGGTGTGCTTTGACTTCTTAGTTTTAACTAAAAGTTTAATGATCTATCAATGGTTTGGTCTATTATTGTCGATCCGATCAAAGAATGAGTTTAACAGCTGCACCAACATCGACATCATATTTATGTGAATCCTTGCTCACCTGATTCCGGAGTCTTTCAATCTCCACATCCTTGTCTCTCATCCTCTCCTGGTTCATGGTCCGGGATCTCAGGTTCTCCTCACGATCCCGCCTCATGTCTTCCTGCAATCTTCGAAGTTCCAACTCCATGTCGTGACGCAGCCTCGTCTCCTCATCATTGTTTCCTCGCAGCTCATTAACTTCCTCCTGCATCGTCGCTTGCTCCTGCTGGAATTGCTGCTCCATCTCCTGCAAATAGAAATTGATAAACCACCCAAGAAAACTGCTTCTTCCTCGGATGCGGGAGACCATTCAGAGGAGAGAGAAGCAAATTAAATCAAGGACGTGTGGAAagacaatttgtaaaatattaaagaaataaacttAAGAATTACAACAAGAATGTGAATAAATTAATACCTGGTACTCCATCCTCAGATTGCTGATTTCAATCCGAGAAGATCTGACGTCTTCCCGAGCCTCATCTCTCTCCTGCTTGATCTCCTCCAGTTCGAGGGATGCGAGCGTGGAAGAAGTCATCTCGGTTTCACTGCTCCCCTTGAGGCTTGAAATTAAACGCTCCTTTGACTGTAAATCAAGAAGCGCCGAACATAACAAAGACGGATGAAATTTGatattcaaacaaaacatatcCTGGTTATCATGCCTGGAGTATCCTTGTGGCCTTTTGCTTGTAATCGACCAGCTCCTTTCTTGAGGCGGACAATTCATTTTGCAAACTCCTAATCTCTTTGGACAAGTTATCTAACTTTTCTGCAATTTAGCACAACATCATGAGATTTAGTTATGAGCATGAAAAGGGATcgcaaaaaatttacttttttcagtttgtcGGTCTCGCTCTGATTGCTGAAACGACTCCACAACTTTTTTTGCTTCCCTTTCCTGGCGACTTTGCAGTTCTAGTATTTCTTGTCGAGAATTGCTGGAAAAAGTGAGCATTGAGTCATTTCTTTGTAACCAACAGCACCAGAACTTTCACAGTTATGCTCAATAACCAAGACCATTGTAAGCCGACCACACTGCAGGAGTTGAAGAATATGCATGCTACCTGTGGGCCACACGTTCTTGGTTTAAGGAACTTTCCGCATCGCTGAGTCTGATTCGAAGTTCCTCTATCGCCCTCGTGTGCATGCCAGTCCCCTCACTTTGATCCGTCAAAATCCTGCCAAACAAATGGTGACAAAATTGATGCTCAGAGTTACTCGTCCACAAACATTAGTTGGAATTTACCCACCACAGCACCTTACCTCTCATTTTTCGATCGCAATTCCTTTGTCAGTTTTTGCTCTGATTTTAAATACTGCTCAGTTTCCGTTAATTTCATGTTCAAGGCTGTCACCTGAgtatttttcacttttagCTCTTCGATTAAGTCGTCGCAGTGATTTTGAAGATCGGAGTGAGACTGTTGAAAATCTGAATACAGCAGGAaatgacattttgtaaacataaAACATCTAAAGCTTAAAGGTATACATGATAAAGCAACTACAACTAACATAGATACCGTCTTTTATCTTTCTGTTTCTTTCTGTGATTTGCCGAAGCTCCTGATGCAGAGCTGATATTTCGTTCCTTAGAAGTTTGTTTTCCATAGAAAGATCAGAAGACGACTCCTGAGAGTTGGTTGACGGGGAATCTCGATCAGACTTTGAAGCAA belongs to Clavelina lepadiformis chromosome 6, kaClaLepa1.1, whole genome shotgun sequence and includes:
- the LOC143462592 gene encoding calcineurin B homologous protein 1-like — encoded protein: MGSRASLHLQDDEITAIQQETGFLPNQIIRLFSRFTCLDKEQNGFLTRDDFSRIPEFAINPLAQRIVDTFFVESEDHLNFRQFMRTLAHFRPCTPKTPHEALNSRDNKLRFVFSMYDYDHDNKISKEELLQILKLLVGSNISKEQLSHIAERTLLESDKNNDRNITFDEFKTVMSRTEIDHKMSVRFLD
- the LOC143462591 gene encoding golgin subfamily A member 5-like, giving the protein MSWLTNISDLAGKAESLLTNIDQSAAVAISKASELQADKSTDSSRMGENPKSHHSGSKPEGGDLDQPQQLSRAKAQTLRREVERASSSKSSDDALFDFLNNSEKLAKPKSTPVTPRSKQLVKSSLKTISPLSTQTTQLPKDPTVAPSIIGISRSSSYDSLNSKKSGRKISENGSSTSEHHESISEPDVVTLLTDSTASESEFEMVGSLASKSDRDSPSTNSQESSSDLSMENKLLRNEISALHQELRQITERNRKIKDDFQQSHSDLQNHCDDLIEELKVKNTQVTALNMKLTETEQYLKSEQKLTKELRSKNERILTDQSEGTGMHTRAIEELRIRLSDAESSLNQERVAHSNSRQEILELQSRQEREAKKVVESFQQSERDRQTEKKKLDNLSKEIRSLQNELSASRKELVDYKQKATRILQSKERLISSLKGSSETEMTSSTLASLELEEIKQERDEAREDVRSSRIEISNLRMEYQEMEQQFQQEQATMQEEVNELRGNNDEETRLRHDMELELRRLQEDMRRDREENLRSRTMNQERMRDKDVEIERLRNQLKLRSQSTPQEGELESRLRQLTEAVIQKQSLVETLSAEKSSLILQLERMEGQVKRLSQETGNHVNLSIDDDDITRNRNKMTSHIPEFLPGGPDKGVVGKVRQAASALDRFSIRLGVFLKRYPPARLFVLVYMALLHMWVMVVLLTYTPEAHDEDFLKKMKQDP